In Roseofilum reptotaenium CS-1145, the following are encoded in one genomic region:
- a CDS encoding RDD family protein: MFSPPPDRYFPRAPLSRRTAAFAIDLATIWLFCAIAGRSLFLLAFLLAWFTARIFIVLKNKGQSLGRYAFDLRVVDQTGRTPLFSDLLKREAVLGLASMLALIGFNALNPANAWSLLLILPLGVDCGWAFAETNWRQAFHDQVAGTLMIQTRRGYSLDLKLKQIVAQLQRRMRQ, translated from the coding sequence ATGTTCAGTCCCCCCCCCGATCGCTATTTTCCCAGAGCGCCTCTGTCACGACGGACAGCAGCGTTTGCTATAGATTTGGCTACGATTTGGCTCTTTTGTGCGATCGCCGGTAGGAGTTTGTTTTTACTAGCGTTTCTCTTAGCTTGGTTTACGGCTCGGATCTTTATTGTCCTCAAAAATAAGGGGCAAAGTTTGGGACGCTATGCCTTTGATCTGCGAGTGGTAGACCAAACGGGACGGACTCCCCTATTTTCTGACTTATTAAAACGCGAAGCCGTTCTCGGACTCGCCTCAATGTTGGCTCTGATCGGATTTAATGCTCTCAATCCAGCCAATGCCTGGTCACTGCTGTTAATATTACCCCTAGGGGTCGATTGTGGCTGGGCCTTTGCCGAAACCAATTGGCGACAAGCTTTTCATGACCAAGTAGCAGGGACTTTGATGATTCAAACCCGTCGTGGTTATTCTTTAGATTTGAAACTCAAACAAATAGTTGCACAATTACAAAGACGTATGAGACAATAG
- a CDS encoding response regulator, producing the protein MQHIQFEPSQFTILVVEDNATNMRLLIELLLDDGYQVEAAVNGLEALEIAEQICPDVILLDVMMPGLNGYEVCQKLQDNPQTEQIPVIFITAIAQVADKVKAFELGAVDYITKPFNIKEVMVRLKGHLIRRSQHKYLEEKITTLEQALSHHQKN; encoded by the coding sequence ATGCAGCACATTCAGTTTGAACCATCCCAATTTACCATCCTGGTGGTTGAAGATAATGCCACTAATATGCGCTTGTTGATTGAACTTTTGCTTGATGATGGCTATCAAGTAGAAGCAGCAGTCAATGGTCTTGAAGCTTTGGAAATAGCTGAACAAATCTGTCCTGATGTGATCCTTCTAGATGTGATGATGCCAGGTCTGAATGGCTATGAAGTGTGTCAAAAACTCCAGGATAATCCTCAAACGGAGCAAATTCCCGTGATTTTCATTACGGCGATCGCTCAGGTGGCGGATAAAGTTAAAGCTTTTGAACTGGGAGCGGTTGATTATATTACCAAACCGTTCAATATCAAAGAAGTCATGGTACGGTTGAAGGGGCATTTGATTCGGCGATCGCAGCATAAGTATTTGGAAGAAAAAATCACAACCCTAGAACAGGCCTTATCACACCACCAAAAGAATTAA
- a CDS encoding pentapeptide repeat-containing protein, which yields MDLDLVALRAGHLKHLPGVNLEDEDLTEVQLPNANLAGANLVGTILSSANLKGTRLDGANLMAAQLIGADLRGNLLGSNLMQADLTQADLRGSNLRGANLMSATLTQASLAGAFLSGANLIGVKLQGADLRGADLRGANLNNANLKGVDLSYADLQGASLTQANLEEADLRGANLIGANLKEAHLLCAELEGANLTGIIWEGACLVGTSQNPG from the coding sequence ATGGATTTAGATCTTGTTGCCCTTCGTGCTGGCCATCTCAAACACCTTCCAGGGGTAAACTTAGAAGATGAAGACCTGACTGAAGTCCAACTCCCGAATGCTAATTTAGCGGGAGCTAACTTAGTGGGAACGATTCTTTCCTCTGCTAATCTCAAAGGAACCCGACTCGACGGTGCAAATCTGATGGCAGCCCAACTGATTGGGGCTGATCTGCGGGGGAATTTACTCGGATCAAACTTAATGCAAGCAGATTTAACTCAAGCTGATTTACGAGGGAGTAACCTGAGAGGGGCTAACTTGATGAGTGCGACTTTAACCCAAGCTTCCTTAGCGGGGGCATTTCTCAGTGGAGCTAACCTAATCGGGGTTAAGCTACAAGGTGCAGATTTGCGAGGCGCTGACTTGCGAGGTGCAAATTTGAATAATGCTAATCTTAAAGGGGTTGATTTAAGTTATGCCGATCTCCAAGGCGCAAGCTTAACTCAAGCGAATTTAGAAGAAGCTGACTTACGTGGGGCGAATTTGATTGGTGCTAACTTAAAAGAAGCCCATTTACTTTGTGCAGAGTTAGAGGGTGCAAATCTGACGGGGATTATTTGGGAAGGCGCTTGTTTAGTCGGGACAAGCCAGAATCCGGGATAG
- a CDS encoding DICT sensory domain-containing protein — MLTGSILQKLHTAHQNTQPLNFGVYYKNTLVALCHALEDFILQCEDQPLLIAAFQQGKWYEQEAERYRELAQRASEVVILATEEAGFTQHPTSQFPNVQLVGLESHDPVCQEWHLIIMSNNYTAMVLCQELSAADYGVKGWPKNDCERKFYGFWTFEPTLVKETVTLVAEHLQAYDPKLAQQLDDRLQNITPKPPEADLLNAVVSSVVDYLQNCQNQLNPYNSDSPLYQFQDLTDNLRSNKIQALLRMAQVIDQADLSNPHVATEVAALSDVMGQLLDLPVWQVKRLRLAALLHRLPCLQGLPEALDPYQSKRQQELQEQLSDLPKPSILRMMPQLQAIAHIISHQNEHWDGSGKPEGLAYDRIPIESRILSLIATFEQQLQSQNSQEAIAALEYCQDLAGTQFDPKLVETLTLLVRGMQQGLQLSNLPPKIASGIWLLDENPTPLASLNSTYR, encoded by the coding sequence ATGTTAACTGGCTCAATCCTGCAAAAACTGCATACAGCCCACCAAAACACCCAACCCCTGAACTTTGGGGTCTATTACAAAAATACTTTGGTTGCCCTGTGTCATGCCTTAGAAGATTTTATTCTCCAATGTGAGGATCAACCCCTATTGATTGCAGCATTCCAACAGGGGAAATGGTATGAGCAAGAAGCAGAACGCTATCGAGAATTAGCCCAACGAGCTTCCGAAGTGGTGATTTTAGCCACTGAAGAGGCAGGATTTACTCAACATCCGACCAGTCAATTCCCTAATGTTCAATTAGTGGGTCTAGAGAGCCACGATCCAGTTTGTCAGGAATGGCATCTGATTATTATGTCCAACAACTATACGGCGATGGTCTTATGCCAAGAATTATCTGCTGCTGATTATGGAGTAAAAGGATGGCCAAAAAACGATTGCGAACGGAAATTTTATGGGTTTTGGACATTTGAACCGACGTTAGTGAAGGAAACGGTTACGTTAGTGGCCGAACATCTGCAAGCCTACGATCCAAAATTAGCTCAACAGCTCGACGATCGCCTGCAAAACATCACCCCTAAACCTCCAGAAGCCGATCTACTCAATGCTGTAGTCTCTTCTGTTGTAGACTATCTGCAAAACTGCCAAAATCAACTTAACCCTTACAATAGTGATTCCCCTCTCTATCAGTTTCAAGACCTGACGGATAACTTGCGCTCCAATAAAATTCAAGCCTTGTTGCGGATGGCTCAAGTCATTGACCAAGCCGATCTAAGCAACCCCCATGTAGCGACAGAAGTGGCAGCGCTCTCGGATGTCATGGGACAATTGCTGGATTTACCCGTGTGGCAAGTGAAACGCTTACGGTTAGCGGCTCTGCTCCATAGACTGCCCTGCTTACAAGGTCTCCCTGAAGCCCTCGATCCCTACCAAAGCAAACGGCAACAAGAACTTCAGGAACAGCTCTCAGATTTGCCCAAACCTTCGATTTTGCGGATGATGCCCCAACTTCAGGCGATCGCCCATATTATTAGTCATCAAAACGAACATTGGGATGGTTCTGGCAAACCGGAAGGTCTCGCCTACGATCGGATTCCGATTGAATCTCGGATTCTCAGCCTGATTGCGACCTTTGAACAGCAACTCCAGAGTCAGAATTCCCAAGAGGCGATCGCAGCCCTAGAATATTGCCAAGACCTGGCTGGAACCCAATTTGACCCCAAATTAGTGGAAACGTTGACCTTATTAGTGCGAGGAATGCAACAGGGCTTGCAACTCTCGAACTTGCCCCCTAAAATTGCTTCAGGCATCTGGTTACTTGATGAGAATCCCACCCCCCTTGCTTCCCTGAACTCAACCTACCGATGA